A region from the Panicum hallii strain FIL2 chromosome 1, PHallii_v3.1, whole genome shotgun sequence genome encodes:
- the LOC112891185 gene encoding ERAD-associated E3 ubiquitin-protein ligase HRD1-like isoform X1, with protein sequence MIRLRTYAAFSLLATASAVYYAFSSREQFYPAMVYLSTSKICFVLLLNTGLVAMCAAWQLVKRLFLGSLREAEVERLNEQSWREVVEILFAVTIFRQDFSVSFLAMVAALLLVKALHWLAQKRVEYIETTPSVPMLSHIRIVSFLAFLLIVDCLFLSNSLRSLMEKWEASVAIFFAFEYMILATSTVSTFVKYIFYVSDMLMEGQWEKKAVYTFYLELISDLVHLSLYMLFFISIFLNYGVPLHLIRELYETFRNFRIRIADYVRYRKITSNMNERFPDATEEELNASDATCIICREEMTAAKKLLCGHLFHVHCLRSWLERQHTCPTCRAPIIPPDNGRAASARHGAQPGFQPAAAGTGTSASEGAAGENMIRRQAKIEVAVAAASLYGRSFAYPPANTLNRSGPPQSTSSIPQSEASSSNQSQKDQELQFQNTSDGLAPLPFNAHGGISSGTSTRDLEISLQKAQENFIKSQIEMLQIQLQMVQRAAAVSVTNNESAEHTKNY encoded by the exons ATGATCCGTCTTCGGACGTACGCGGCGTTCAGCCTGCTGGCGACGGCGTCGGCGGTGTACTACGCCTTCAGCAGCCGGGAGCAGTTCTACCCGGCGATGGTCTACCTCTCCACCTCCAAGATCTGCTTCGTGCTGCTCCTCAACACGGGCCTCGTCGCCATGTGCGCCGCCTGGCAACTCGTCAAGCGCCTCTTCCTGGGATCGCTCCGGGAGGCCGAGGTCGAGCGCCTCAACGAGCAGTCCTGGCGGGAGGTCGTCGAGATCCTCTTCGCGGTCACTATCTTCCGCCAGGACTTCTCGGTCTCCTTCCTCGCCATGGTCGCTGCGCTGCTCCTTGTCAAGGCACTGCACTGGCTGGCCCAGAAGAGGGTCGAGTACATCGAGACCACACCCTCCGTGCCCATGCTCTCGCACATTAGGATCGTCTCCTTCCTGGCCTTCCTGCTCATCGTCGACTGCCTCTTCCTGTCCAACTCGCTCAGGTCGCTCATGGAGAAGTGGGAGGCGTCAGTTGCCATATTCTTCGCATTTGA GTATATGATACTGGCAACATCCACAGTATCAACATTTGTGAAGTATATATTCTATGTCAGTGACATGCTAATGGAAGGTCAATGGGAGAAGAAGGCAGTGTATACATTTTATTTGGAGCTCATCAGTGACCTTGTGCACTTGTCATTATACATGCTTTTCTTCATATCCATCTTCCT GAACTATGGTGTCCCACTGCACTTGATTCGAGAGCTATATGAGACCTTCCGCAACTTCAGAATTCGCATTGCCGATTATGTACGCTACAGAAAGATCACTTCCAACATGAATGAACGCTTTCCAGATGCTACAGAAGAAGAGCTCAATGC GAGTGACGCTACATGTATCATTTGCCGTGAGGAGATGACTGCAGCAAAGAAGCTGCTTTGTGGGCATCTGTTCCATGTCCATTGTCTAAGGTCATGGCTAGAGCGCCAGCACACTTGCCCCACGTGCAGAGCTCCAATCATTCCCCCAGATAATGGACGTGCTGCATCAGCACGACATGGAGCTCAGCCTGGATTTCAGCCTG CAGCTGCAGGTACTGGCACTTCAGCCTCAGAAGGAGCAGCAGGTGAGAACATGATCAGGCGCCAAGCAAAGATTGAAGTGGCTGTAGCAGCTGCTTCTTTATATGGAAGATCTTTTGCTTATCCTCCAGCAAACACCCTAAATAG GTCAGGTCCTCCCCAGTCTACATCAAGTATACCACAATCTGAAGCAAGTAGCTCCAATCAATCTCAGAAAGATCAAGAACTGCAGTTCCAAAACACCAGCGATGGTTTAGCACCTCTGCCTTTTAATGCACATGGTGGTATTAGTTCAGGGACAAGCACCAGGGATCTTGAAATTTCACTGCAGAAGGCACAAGAAAACTTTATAAAAAGCCAGATAGAG ATGTTACAAATCCAACTGCAAATGGTTCAGCGTGCTGCTGCTGTCTCAGTCACTAACAATGAGAGTGCCGAGCATACAAAGAATTACTGA
- the LOC112891204 gene encoding cell number regulator 2-like, with the protein MYPKQVEEGAAPLRAQSPPATGFPMNGGGGYYQAGGATAALAVQAKAPVAAWSTGLCNCFDDCGNCCVTCLCPCITFGQIAEIIDRGSTSCGTSGALYALIMLLTGCQCVFSCFYRAKMRAQYGLRESPCADCCVHCFCECCALCQEYRELKKRGFDMKLGWHANMERQGRTAATMPPQMHPGMTR; encoded by the exons ATGTACCCGAAGCAGGTGGAGGAGGGTGCGGCCCCGCTGCGGGCCCAGTCGCCGCCGGCCACGGGCTTCCCGATGAACGGCGGGGGAGGGTACTACCAGGCGGGCGGCGCCACCGCGGCGCTGGCGGTGCAGGCGAAGGCGCCCGTCGCCGCGTGGTCCACCGGCCTCTGCAACTGCTTCGACGATTGCGGCAACT GCTGCGTGACGTGCCTGTGCCCGTGCATCACGTTCGGGCAGATCGCGGAGATCATCGACCGGGGGTCGACGTCGTGCGGCACCAGCGGGGCGCTGTACGCGCTCATCATGCTGCTCACGGGGTGCCAGTGCGTCTTCTCCTGCTTCTACCGCGCCAAGATGCGCGCCCAGTACGGCCTCCGGGAGAGCCCCTGCGCCGACTGCTGCGTCCACTGCTTCTGCGAGTGCTGCGCCCTCTGCCAGGAGTACCGCGAGCTCAAGAAGCGGGGGTTCGACATGAAGCTAG GATGGCACGCGAACATGGAGAGGCAGGGGCGCACCGCCGCCACCATGCCGCCGCAGATGCACCCCGGGATGACCCGCTGA
- the LOC112891185 gene encoding ERAD-associated E3 ubiquitin-protein ligase HRD1-like isoform X2 codes for MIRLRTYAAFSLLATASAVYYAFSSREQFYPAMVYLSTSKICFVLLLNTGLVAMCAAWQLVKRLFLGSLREAEVERLNEQSWREVVEILFAVTIFRQDFSVSFLAMVAALLLVKALHWLAQKRVEYIETTPSVPMLSHIRIVSFLAFLLIVDCLFLSNSLRSLMEKWEASVAIFFAFEYMILATSTVSTFVKYIFYVSDMLMEGQWEKKAVYTFYLELISDLVHLSLYMLFFISIFLNYGVPLHLIRELYETFRNFRIRIADYVRYRKITSNMNERFPDATEEELNASDATCIICREEMTAAKKLLCGHLFHVHCLRSWLERQHTCPTCRAPIIPPDNGRAASARHGAQPGFQPAAGTGTSASEGAAGENMIRRQAKIEVAVAAASLYGRSFAYPPANTLNRSGPPQSTSSIPQSEASSSNQSQKDQELQFQNTSDGLAPLPFNAHGGISSGTSTRDLEISLQKAQENFIKSQIEMLQIQLQMVQRAAAVSVTNNESAEHTKNY; via the exons ATGATCCGTCTTCGGACGTACGCGGCGTTCAGCCTGCTGGCGACGGCGTCGGCGGTGTACTACGCCTTCAGCAGCCGGGAGCAGTTCTACCCGGCGATGGTCTACCTCTCCACCTCCAAGATCTGCTTCGTGCTGCTCCTCAACACGGGCCTCGTCGCCATGTGCGCCGCCTGGCAACTCGTCAAGCGCCTCTTCCTGGGATCGCTCCGGGAGGCCGAGGTCGAGCGCCTCAACGAGCAGTCCTGGCGGGAGGTCGTCGAGATCCTCTTCGCGGTCACTATCTTCCGCCAGGACTTCTCGGTCTCCTTCCTCGCCATGGTCGCTGCGCTGCTCCTTGTCAAGGCACTGCACTGGCTGGCCCAGAAGAGGGTCGAGTACATCGAGACCACACCCTCCGTGCCCATGCTCTCGCACATTAGGATCGTCTCCTTCCTGGCCTTCCTGCTCATCGTCGACTGCCTCTTCCTGTCCAACTCGCTCAGGTCGCTCATGGAGAAGTGGGAGGCGTCAGTTGCCATATTCTTCGCATTTGA GTATATGATACTGGCAACATCCACAGTATCAACATTTGTGAAGTATATATTCTATGTCAGTGACATGCTAATGGAAGGTCAATGGGAGAAGAAGGCAGTGTATACATTTTATTTGGAGCTCATCAGTGACCTTGTGCACTTGTCATTATACATGCTTTTCTTCATATCCATCTTCCT GAACTATGGTGTCCCACTGCACTTGATTCGAGAGCTATATGAGACCTTCCGCAACTTCAGAATTCGCATTGCCGATTATGTACGCTACAGAAAGATCACTTCCAACATGAATGAACGCTTTCCAGATGCTACAGAAGAAGAGCTCAATGC GAGTGACGCTACATGTATCATTTGCCGTGAGGAGATGACTGCAGCAAAGAAGCTGCTTTGTGGGCATCTGTTCCATGTCCATTGTCTAAGGTCATGGCTAGAGCGCCAGCACACTTGCCCCACGTGCAGAGCTCCAATCATTCCCCCAGATAATGGACGTGCTGCATCAGCACGACATGGAGCTCAGCCTGGATTTCAGCCTG CTGCAGGTACTGGCACTTCAGCCTCAGAAGGAGCAGCAGGTGAGAACATGATCAGGCGCCAAGCAAAGATTGAAGTGGCTGTAGCAGCTGCTTCTTTATATGGAAGATCTTTTGCTTATCCTCCAGCAAACACCCTAAATAG GTCAGGTCCTCCCCAGTCTACATCAAGTATACCACAATCTGAAGCAAGTAGCTCCAATCAATCTCAGAAAGATCAAGAACTGCAGTTCCAAAACACCAGCGATGGTTTAGCACCTCTGCCTTTTAATGCACATGGTGGTATTAGTTCAGGGACAAGCACCAGGGATCTTGAAATTTCACTGCAGAAGGCACAAGAAAACTTTATAAAAAGCCAGATAGAG ATGTTACAAATCCAACTGCAAATGGTTCAGCGTGCTGCTGCTGTCTCAGTCACTAACAATGAGAGTGCCGAGCATACAAAGAATTACTGA
- the LOC112891185 gene encoding ERAD-associated E3 ubiquitin-protein ligase HRD1-like isoform X3 has translation MIRLRTYAAFSLLATASAVYYAFSSREQFYPAMVYLSTSKICFVLLLNTGLVAMCAAWQLVKRLFLGSLREAEVERLNEQSWREVVEILFAVTIFRQDFSVSFLAMVAALLLVKALHWLAQKRVEYIETTPSVPMLSHIRIVSFLAFLLIVDCLFLSNSLRSLMEKWEASVAIFFAFEYMILATSTVSTFVKYIFYVSDMLMEGQWEKKAVYTFYLELISDLVHLSLYMLFFISIFLNYGVPLHLIRELYETFRNFRIRIADYVRYRKITSNMNERFPDATEEELNASDATCIICREEMTAAKKLLCGHLFHVHCLRSWLERQHTCPTCRAPIIPPDNGRAASARHGAQPGFQPGTGTSASEGAAGENMIRRQAKIEVAVAAASLYGRSFAYPPANTLNRSGPPQSTSSIPQSEASSSNQSQKDQELQFQNTSDGLAPLPFNAHGGISSGTSTRDLEISLQKAQENFIKSQIEMLQIQLQMVQRAAAVSVTNNESAEHTKNY, from the exons ATGATCCGTCTTCGGACGTACGCGGCGTTCAGCCTGCTGGCGACGGCGTCGGCGGTGTACTACGCCTTCAGCAGCCGGGAGCAGTTCTACCCGGCGATGGTCTACCTCTCCACCTCCAAGATCTGCTTCGTGCTGCTCCTCAACACGGGCCTCGTCGCCATGTGCGCCGCCTGGCAACTCGTCAAGCGCCTCTTCCTGGGATCGCTCCGGGAGGCCGAGGTCGAGCGCCTCAACGAGCAGTCCTGGCGGGAGGTCGTCGAGATCCTCTTCGCGGTCACTATCTTCCGCCAGGACTTCTCGGTCTCCTTCCTCGCCATGGTCGCTGCGCTGCTCCTTGTCAAGGCACTGCACTGGCTGGCCCAGAAGAGGGTCGAGTACATCGAGACCACACCCTCCGTGCCCATGCTCTCGCACATTAGGATCGTCTCCTTCCTGGCCTTCCTGCTCATCGTCGACTGCCTCTTCCTGTCCAACTCGCTCAGGTCGCTCATGGAGAAGTGGGAGGCGTCAGTTGCCATATTCTTCGCATTTGA GTATATGATACTGGCAACATCCACAGTATCAACATTTGTGAAGTATATATTCTATGTCAGTGACATGCTAATGGAAGGTCAATGGGAGAAGAAGGCAGTGTATACATTTTATTTGGAGCTCATCAGTGACCTTGTGCACTTGTCATTATACATGCTTTTCTTCATATCCATCTTCCT GAACTATGGTGTCCCACTGCACTTGATTCGAGAGCTATATGAGACCTTCCGCAACTTCAGAATTCGCATTGCCGATTATGTACGCTACAGAAAGATCACTTCCAACATGAATGAACGCTTTCCAGATGCTACAGAAGAAGAGCTCAATGC GAGTGACGCTACATGTATCATTTGCCGTGAGGAGATGACTGCAGCAAAGAAGCTGCTTTGTGGGCATCTGTTCCATGTCCATTGTCTAAGGTCATGGCTAGAGCGCCAGCACACTTGCCCCACGTGCAGAGCTCCAATCATTCCCCCAGATAATGGACGTGCTGCATCAGCACGACATGGAGCTCAGCCTGGATTTCAGCCTG GTACTGGCACTTCAGCCTCAGAAGGAGCAGCAGGTGAGAACATGATCAGGCGCCAAGCAAAGATTGAAGTGGCTGTAGCAGCTGCTTCTTTATATGGAAGATCTTTTGCTTATCCTCCAGCAAACACCCTAAATAG GTCAGGTCCTCCCCAGTCTACATCAAGTATACCACAATCTGAAGCAAGTAGCTCCAATCAATCTCAGAAAGATCAAGAACTGCAGTTCCAAAACACCAGCGATGGTTTAGCACCTCTGCCTTTTAATGCACATGGTGGTATTAGTTCAGGGACAAGCACCAGGGATCTTGAAATTTCACTGCAGAAGGCACAAGAAAACTTTATAAAAAGCCAGATAGAG ATGTTACAAATCCAACTGCAAATGGTTCAGCGTGCTGCTGCTGTCTCAGTCACTAACAATGAGAGTGCCGAGCATACAAAGAATTACTGA
- the LOC112891212 gene encoding cell number regulator 2-like, with amino-acid sequence MQPKDEEEGAAPAATGFPVSGGGGGGTGGATAAFVVPAPPAPWSTGLFDCFDDVGNCCVTCLFPCITFGQVAEIVDRGSTSCGASAALYTLIVALTGYGFQSIFSCFYRAKLRAQFGLEESPCPDCLVHFFCEWCALCQEYRELSNRGFDMNIGWHANMERQGHAAATMPPQMQPGMTR; translated from the exons ATGCAGCCAAAGGATGAGGAGGAGGGCGCCGCGCCGGCGGCCACAGGCTtcccggtgagcggcggcggcggcggcggcacgggcgGCGCGACCGCGGCCTTCGTGGTGCCGGCGCCCCCCGCCCCGTGGTCCACTGGGCTCTTCGACTGCTTCGACGACGTGGGCAACT GCTGCGTGACGTGCCTGTTCCCGTGCATCACGTTCGGGCAGGTGGCGGAGATCGTGGACCGGGGGTCGACGTCGTGCGGCGCGAGCGCGGCGCTGTACACGCTCATCGTCGCGCTGACGGGGTACGGGTTCCAGAGCATCTTCTCCTGCTTCTACCGGGCCAAGCTGCGCGCGCAGTTCGGCCTGGAGGAGAGCCCCTGCCCCGACTGCCTCGTCCACTTCTTCTGCGAGTGGTGCGCGCTCTGCCAGGAGTACCGCGAGCTCAGCAACCGAGGCTTCGACATGAACATAG GATGGCACGCGAACATGGAGAGGCAAgggcacgccgccgccaccatgcCGCCGCAGATGCAGCCCGGGATGACCCGCTGA